A stretch of the Hippoglossus hippoglossus isolate fHipHip1 chromosome 1, fHipHip1.pri, whole genome shotgun sequence genome encodes the following:
- the mmaa gene encoding methylmalonic aciduria type A protein, mitochondrial: protein MFHKMERSGLSLLRHILSSSSSTRRCCLHQRVLTASLPCPRSPISVHSGQHRRRASTALSQHIQDLSGPEQRLLTKLYEGLIGGQRASLAESITLVETRHPRKRELAQVLLQRVLAYRTQQEAGNGGKPVAFRVGLSGPPGAGKSSFIEVVGKMLTERGHKVSVLAVDPSSCTTGGSLMGDKTRMTELSRDMNAFIRPSPTSGTLGGVTRTTNEAIVLCEGAGYDIVLVETVGVGQSEFAVADMVDMFVLLIPPAGGDELQGIKRGIIERADLVVVTKSDGDLVVPARRIQTEYTSALKLLRRQSRSWNPKVVPASSYTGEGIPELWATIESYRDTMLAGGELQGRRKAQQKVWMWSLIQENVLCHFRNHPSVGEALPHLEREVTKGAISPGLAADLLLKAFSSSSSSS from the exons ATGTTCCACAAAATGGAGCGGTCTGGCCTCTCCCTCCTCCGccacatcctctcctcctcctcctccaccaggagGTGCTGCCTCCACCAGAGGGTCCTCACAGCCTCCCTGCCCTGTCCCCGCAGCCCCATCTCGGTTCACAGCGGCCAGCACCGCAGGCGCGCGAGCACGGCCCTCAGCCAGCACATACAGGACCTGAGCGGCCCCGAGCAGAGACTGCTGACCAAACTATATGAGGGACTGATCGGAGGACAGCGGGCGTCTCTGGCCGAGTCCATCACTCTAGTGGAGACGCGGCATCCCAGGAAGAGAGAGCTGGCGcaggtgctgctgcagagggTGCTGGCCTACAGGACGCAGCAGGAGGCTGGAAATGGAGGGAAGCCCGTGGCCTTCagagtag GTCTGTCGGGTCCTCCTGGAGCGGGGAAGTCGTCCTTCATCGAGGTGGTGGGGAAGATGTTGACAGAACGTGGACATAAAGTATCAGTGCTGGCAGTGGACCCGTCCTCCTGCACTACAGGAG GGTCTCTGATGGGTGACAAGACTCGTATGACTGAACTGTCCAGAGACATGAACGCCTTCATCAGGCCGTCACCGACCTCTGGAACACTGGGTGGAGTCACCAGAACAACCAACGAGGCCATCGTTCTGTGTGAGGGCGCAGGATATGACATCGTCCTGGTGGAGACAGTAG gtgtgGGCCAGTCCGAGTTTGCAGTGGCTGACATGGTCGAcatgtttgtgctgctgattccaccagcagggggcgacgAACTCCAG GGCATCAAGAGGGGAATCATCGAGAGGGCCGACTTGGTGGTGGTGACGAAGTCGGATGGAGACCTGGTGGTGCCGGCCAGGAGGATCCAGACTGAATACACCAGCGCTCTCAAGCTGCTCAGGAGGCAGTCCAGATCCTGGAACCCAAAG GTGGTGCCCGCCTCCTCTTACACCGGTGAGGGCATCCCGGAGCTGTGGGCCACGATAGAGTCGTACAGGGACACCATGTTAGCCGGCGGTGAGCTGCAGGGCCGAAGGAAGGCCCAGCAGAAGGTTTGGATGTGGAGTCTGATCCAGGAGAACGTCCTCTGCCATTTCCGAAATCACCCCAGTGTCGGGGAGGCTCTGCCCCACCTGGAGAGGGAGGTCACCAAAGGAGCCATCTCTCCAGGCCTGGCTGCTGACCTGCTCCTGAaagccttctcctcctcttcatcttcatcataa